A window from Candidatus Tanganyikabacteria bacterium encodes these proteins:
- a CDS encoding cation-transporting P-type ATPase — protein sequence MAIASDPTRGLSTAQAQALLAEFGPNALPVPRGRSVWNILWAQMRSFIVLLLLLAAVVALLLGEVGQSLAILAALLINAAVGFAMDYRAETVIASLARLSAPQARVRRDGVERALPAEDLVPGDVILVAAGDRVPADATLAEGACQVDESLLTGESVPNYKRACREPAAGDRDCAVFAGTLVRTGSGVGIVSRTGAATELGRIGALLGATRRPTLPLEERLAALGTFLLWTIATLTLLIIGLGLWQGRPLAPLLQTAIALAVAAIPEGLPSVATLALAAGVRRLQREGIRVRHLGALEALGSITTLCLDKTGTLTLNAMTVERVLLPGHDLRTAGSGWDPAGHVLAGDRQVGAADLPELAALLTAAMHCNEAALEPPGADPRAGGPGWSCLGDPSECALLVLGAKAGLDDPRPGRELLLTQAPGPERPWMLVVARTGERTGAYAKGAPEAILDRCAAESLGQAGRAGWEARARELAGHGLRVFGVADREVPPGGDLAAARQGWRFLGLVGMRDPARPEAPAALAAAHAAGIRTVMITGDHPDTAMAIARELDPELSVHARISPEGKYRLVKDLQAAGEVVAMTGDGVNDAPALRAAVVGVAMGRGTDVARDSATVVLIDESLPALLAGVREGRGAFRNVQKAVDYLLTCSMATMLVVIMASAAGLELPLGPLQILYLNLLMHTFPALGLALEPAERDVLDGPPLPRGAWLLDRARLFLILWHGVILGVATLAVTHWGTAAHGVEHGRTLAFACLAGSLLLHALADRAPEPFGGWTWPRRPILPCFLAVAGALFLLALHFAPLAGVLGMTPLNLHDWVTAGIAIALATVAAEASKAAVRPLNP from the coding sequence ATGGCCATCGCCAGCGATCCGACGCGCGGCCTGTCGACTGCCCAGGCGCAGGCGCTGCTGGCCGAGTTTGGCCCCAATGCGCTGCCGGTGCCCCGTGGGCGGTCCGTCTGGAACATCCTGTGGGCGCAGATGCGCAGCTTCATCGTGCTCCTCCTGCTGCTCGCGGCCGTGGTCGCCCTCCTCCTGGGCGAAGTCGGGCAGAGCCTGGCTATTCTGGCGGCGCTCTTAATCAACGCCGCGGTCGGCTTCGCGATGGACTACCGGGCCGAGACGGTCATCGCCTCGCTGGCGCGGCTGTCGGCCCCGCAAGCCCGCGTCCGGCGCGACGGCGTCGAGCGCGCGCTGCCGGCGGAGGACCTGGTGCCCGGGGACGTCATCCTGGTGGCGGCCGGCGATCGGGTGCCGGCCGACGCCACGCTGGCCGAAGGCGCGTGCCAGGTCGACGAATCCCTGCTCACCGGCGAGTCCGTGCCGAACTACAAGCGCGCCTGCCGCGAGCCTGCCGCCGGCGATCGCGATTGCGCGGTCTTCGCGGGCACCCTGGTGCGCACGGGAAGCGGCGTGGGAATCGTCTCCCGGACGGGCGCCGCGACCGAACTGGGGCGCATCGGCGCCCTGCTGGGCGCGACGCGCCGGCCAACGCTCCCCCTGGAGGAGCGCCTCGCCGCGCTGGGGACCTTCCTGCTGTGGACCATCGCGACGCTCACGCTGCTGATCATCGGCCTGGGCCTGTGGCAGGGCCGGCCCCTGGCACCCCTGCTCCAGACCGCCATCGCGCTGGCCGTGGCGGCCATTCCGGAGGGCCTGCCGTCGGTCGCCACGCTCGCCCTGGCTGCCGGCGTCCGGCGCCTGCAGCGCGAAGGCATCCGCGTGCGCCACCTGGGCGCCCTGGAGGCCCTCGGCAGCATCACGACCCTCTGCCTGGACAAGACCGGCACGCTGACCCTCAATGCCATGACCGTGGAACGCGTCCTCCTCCCGGGCCATGACCTGCGGACCGCGGGCAGCGGCTGGGATCCCGCGGGGCACGTGCTGGCGGGCGACCGCCAGGTGGGGGCCGCCGACCTGCCCGAACTGGCCGCTCTGCTGACCGCCGCGATGCACTGCAACGAGGCGGCGCTAGAGCCGCCCGGGGCGGACCCGCGAGCCGGCGGGCCAGGCTGGAGCTGCCTGGGCGACCCCAGCGAATGCGCCCTGCTGGTGCTGGGTGCCAAGGCCGGCCTGGACGATCCGCGCCCGGGCCGGGAACTGCTGCTCACCCAGGCGCCCGGCCCGGAGCGCCCGTGGATGCTGGTCGTGGCCCGGACGGGGGAGAGAACCGGCGCTTACGCCAAGGGCGCGCCCGAGGCGATCCTGGACCGCTGCGCCGCGGAATCCCTGGGCCAGGCGGGAAGGGCCGGCTGGGAAGCGCGGGCTCGCGAACTTGCCGGGCACGGCCTGCGGGTGTTCGGCGTCGCCGATCGCGAGGTGCCCCCCGGCGGTGACCTGGCCGCCGCAAGGCAAGGGTGGCGATTCCTCGGCCTGGTGGGCATGCGCGATCCCGCCCGGCCGGAGGCGCCGGCCGCCCTGGCAGCCGCGCACGCGGCCGGCATCCGCACGGTGATGATCACGGGCGACCACCCGGACACCGCCATGGCGATCGCCCGGGAACTCGATCCCGAACTGTCGGTCCACGCCAGGATCTCGCCCGAGGGCAAGTACCGCCTGGTCAAGGATCTCCAGGCGGCCGGGGAGGTGGTGGCCATGACCGGCGACGGCGTCAACGACGCCCCGGCGCTGCGCGCGGCGGTCGTGGGCGTCGCGATGGGCCGCGGCACCGACGTCGCCCGGGACTCGGCCACGGTGGTCCTGATCGACGAGAGCCTGCCGGCCTTGCTGGCGGGGGTACGCGAGGGCCGCGGCGCCTTCCGCAACGTCCAGAAGGCCGTCGACTACCTCCTGACCTGCTCGATGGCGACGATGCTGGTCGTGATCATGGCTTCCGCGGCAGGCCTGGAACTGCCCCTCGGCCCGCTCCAGATCCTCTACCTCAACCTGCTGATGCACACCTTCCCGGCCCTTGGTCTGGCCCTCGAACCGGCCGAACGCGACGTGCTGGACGGCCCGCCTCTGCCTCGCGGCGCGTGGCTGCTGGATCGCGCCCGCCTGTTCCTGATCCTCTGGCATGGCGTGATCCTCGGCGTCGCCACCCTGGCGGTCACCCACTGGGGCACGGCGGCGCACGGCGTGGAGCACGGCCGGACCCTGGCCTTCGCCTGCCTCGCGGGCTCGCTGCTGTTGCACGCGCTTGCGGACCGCGCGCCCGAGCCCTTCGGCGGCTGGACCTGGCCCCGCCGGCCGATCCTGCCCTGCTTCCTGGCCGTGGCCGGCGCGCTGTTCCTCCTGGCGTTGCACTTCGCGCCGCTGGCCGGGGTCCTGGGCATGACACCGCTCAACCTCCACGACTGGGTCACCGCGGGCATCGCCATCGCCCTGGCCACGGTGGCCGCCGAGGCGAGCAAGGCCGCCGTCCGCCCTTTAAATCCTTAA
- a CDS encoding AAA family ATPase produces the protein MEALTESVASYVPRLLVRRLAADGRASVAPAAEEHFPAAVVFVDVSGFTNLAERLAQQGPEGAEELTRVLNAHFGPLIDCIHGHGGDVIKFAGDALLVMWPAGPGDDLAAKAVEAVACGLALQGVMAELARARATGGPEPLSIKVVIGAGDMRVAHLGGVGDRWEVMVTGLALVDIGEVAHDAQAGKVLITGNLAELLGDRVTCADGSRFVSEVAAPAGPSVAPFEAPAAVEPLLRGFLPEAVASRVAARQSGWLSELRRVTVLFINFPNATHETTLERAQTVLTLIQTVLDRHEGTMNKLSVDEKGVSMVAAFGLPPLAHEDDAARAIQAALVLRETLLEYDVVHAIGVATGRAFCGVVGNDQRREYTVMGDIVNLAARLMGKARLDLLCDQATATQAAGRFDFEALPPLTLKGKAQPVPVFRPAPRKATGKLKPEPRRGAMVGREAELARLVGRLESLLDGQEPGAVLLEGEAGIGKSCLIEAFKAHCGGASVRLLAGSADAIERATPYHAWRDVFADLLGQAEAPEEPEARRASLLATLEGDGEALRLAPLLGPILGIDLPDNATTEQLSGGIRADNTRDLLVHLLRRHGGAGAVAIVLEDAHWFDSASWTFAWEVKKRFPEWLLLVALRPPGEPAPAEYRKLADAADTLRVVLDALSPADTLSLVCRRLGVTELPDEVGRLILERSSGHPFFTEELAIALRDSGHLEIADGVCRLAPGASLAALQLPDTVQGAITSRVDRLAPHLQLTLKVASVIGRVFALRTLRDVFPIESDRAALPDHLATLERLGMTPLELPEPDPTYIFRHVITQQVVYDLMLYAQRQGMHRNVAQWYEAEQADQSAYYPLLAHHWEKAGDPVKTRYYLDKAGELALASGAYSESVAFLTKAADLAAREAPADPVQVARRQRLLGEAFIALGRLPDARDYLEGACATLGYPVPRTVWQGLALGLTHVAWQVRNVVQADKYFGCRRRDCEALLEASRSFERLGPVYFWFNAPFRTMFASLAGVNLAEWAGDSPELASSYANLCVGISLTPMRRLAAQYERCALAAADKQPNLLAKAWVLEGLSLYLTAEGRWQEAERFLEEAADIDERLGDRRRYEECLMIQGIIAIQLGDLDRAMRCYSQCTSTARDRGDTHMLGGTLSSQGFLLAREGRCDDAQPYLDEAIALLRQSRALPETIGCKSSLALLAHKRGDRAASVRWAGEALDLMSRTLPTAVYTVEGYSDIAEVLLDAWDADPAGTPPELRRQARLAVKQTRRAASVFPMYRPDADYWAGVLAAAEGRESAARRCWEAAAAGAARLQKPRVAALAEARLR, from the coding sequence CGTCTCGGGCTTCACGAACCTGGCGGAACGCCTGGCCCAGCAGGGCCCCGAGGGCGCCGAAGAGCTGACCCGGGTCCTCAACGCCCATTTCGGGCCGCTCATCGACTGCATCCACGGCCACGGGGGCGACGTCATCAAGTTCGCCGGTGACGCCCTGCTCGTGATGTGGCCGGCGGGCCCCGGCGACGATCTGGCCGCGAAAGCCGTCGAGGCGGTCGCGTGCGGTCTGGCGCTGCAGGGCGTGATGGCGGAACTGGCGCGCGCCCGGGCGACCGGCGGACCCGAGCCCTTGTCGATCAAGGTGGTGATCGGCGCCGGCGACATGCGCGTGGCGCACCTGGGCGGCGTGGGCGATCGCTGGGAAGTGATGGTAACCGGCCTGGCCCTGGTGGACATCGGCGAGGTGGCGCACGACGCGCAGGCCGGCAAGGTGCTGATCACCGGGAATCTGGCGGAGCTCCTGGGCGACCGGGTCACGTGCGCGGACGGCTCCCGGTTCGTATCGGAGGTGGCGGCCCCCGCCGGCCCGAGCGTCGCTCCCTTCGAGGCGCCCGCCGCGGTCGAACCGCTCCTGCGGGGCTTCCTGCCCGAGGCCGTCGCATCCCGCGTCGCGGCGCGGCAGAGCGGCTGGCTGTCTGAATTGCGGCGCGTGACGGTGCTCTTCATCAACTTCCCGAACGCCACCCACGAGACCACCCTCGAGCGGGCGCAGACCGTGCTCACGCTGATCCAGACGGTGCTGGATCGCCACGAGGGCACGATGAACAAGCTCAGCGTGGACGAGAAGGGCGTGAGCATGGTGGCGGCGTTCGGCCTGCCGCCGCTCGCCCACGAGGACGACGCCGCCCGCGCGATCCAGGCCGCCCTTGTCCTGCGCGAGACGCTCCTCGAGTACGACGTGGTGCACGCCATCGGCGTGGCCACCGGCCGGGCGTTCTGCGGCGTCGTGGGCAACGACCAGCGGCGCGAATACACCGTCATGGGCGACATCGTGAACCTCGCGGCCCGCCTGATGGGCAAGGCGCGGCTCGACCTGCTGTGCGACCAGGCCACGGCGACGCAGGCCGCGGGCCGCTTCGACTTCGAGGCCCTGCCGCCGCTGACCCTCAAGGGCAAGGCCCAGCCCGTACCTGTGTTCCGGCCCGCCCCCCGGAAAGCCACCGGCAAGCTCAAGCCCGAGCCGCGGCGGGGCGCGATGGTGGGCCGCGAGGCCGAACTTGCCCGGCTCGTCGGCCGGCTCGAATCGTTGCTCGACGGTCAGGAGCCGGGAGCGGTCCTGCTCGAGGGCGAGGCCGGCATCGGCAAGTCCTGCCTGATCGAGGCTTTCAAGGCCCACTGCGGTGGCGCGTCGGTTCGGCTGCTCGCGGGCTCGGCCGACGCGATCGAGCGCGCGACGCCCTACCACGCGTGGCGCGACGTGTTCGCCGATCTGCTGGGCCAGGCCGAGGCGCCGGAGGAGCCCGAAGCCCGCCGGGCCTCCCTGCTGGCGACCCTGGAGGGAGACGGCGAGGCGCTCCGGCTGGCGCCGTTGCTGGGGCCCATCCTCGGGATCGACCTGCCGGACAACGCGACCACCGAGCAGCTTTCGGGCGGCATTCGCGCCGACAACACACGCGACCTGCTCGTGCACCTGCTGCGGCGCCACGGGGGCGCCGGCGCCGTCGCGATCGTGCTCGAAGACGCGCACTGGTTCGATTCGGCATCCTGGACGTTCGCCTGGGAGGTGAAGAAGCGCTTCCCGGAATGGCTGCTGCTGGTAGCCCTGCGGCCTCCCGGCGAGCCGGCGCCAGCCGAGTACCGCAAGCTGGCGGATGCCGCCGACACGCTGCGCGTGGTTCTCGATGCCCTCTCGCCCGCCGATACGCTCTCGCTCGTCTGCCGCCGCCTGGGGGTGACCGAATTGCCCGACGAGGTCGGCCGCCTCATCCTCGAGCGAAGTTCCGGGCACCCGTTCTTCACCGAGGAACTCGCCATCGCCCTGCGCGACAGCGGCCATCTCGAGATCGCGGACGGCGTCTGCCGCCTGGCACCGGGCGCGTCCCTGGCGGCGCTGCAACTGCCCGACACGGTCCAGGGCGCCATCACGAGCCGGGTGGACCGTCTGGCCCCGCATCTGCAGCTCACGCTCAAGGTGGCGAGCGTCATCGGCCGCGTGTTCGCCCTGCGCACCCTCAGGGACGTCTTTCCCATCGAGTCAGACCGCGCCGCCCTGCCAGACCACCTCGCCACGCTCGAACGGCTGGGCATGACGCCGCTGGAGTTGCCCGAACCGGACCCCACCTACATCTTCAGGCACGTAATCACCCAGCAGGTCGTCTACGACCTGATGCTCTACGCCCAGCGGCAGGGCATGCACCGCAACGTCGCCCAGTGGTACGAGGCCGAACAGGCCGACCAGAGCGCCTACTATCCGCTGCTGGCCCACCACTGGGAGAAGGCGGGCGATCCGGTGAAGACCCGGTATTACCTGGACAAGGCCGGCGAACTGGCGCTTGCCAGCGGCGCCTACAGCGAGTCCGTGGCCTTCCTGACCAAGGCCGCCGACCTCGCGGCCCGCGAAGCGCCCGCCGATCCGGTGCAGGTGGCCCGGCGGCAGCGGCTGCTCGGCGAGGCGTTCATCGCCCTGGGCAGGCTGCCGGACGCCCGCGACTACCTCGAGGGCGCTTGCGCCACGCTCGGCTACCCGGTGCCGCGGACGGTCTGGCAGGGCCTCGCGCTCGGCCTGACGCACGTCGCCTGGCAGGTCCGCAACGTCGTGCAGGCCGACAAGTACTTCGGCTGCCGCCGCAGGGACTGCGAGGCGCTGCTCGAGGCGTCGCGCTCCTTCGAGCGGCTGGGGCCGGTGTACTTCTGGTTCAACGCGCCGTTTCGCACCATGTTCGCGTCGCTGGCCGGCGTGAACCTGGCGGAGTGGGCGGGCGATTCGCCGGAACTGGCGAGCAGCTACGCGAACCTGTGCGTCGGCATCAGCCTCACGCCCATGCGCCGCCTGGCCGCCCAGTACGAGCGATGCGCCCTCGCGGCGGCCGACAAGCAGCCCAACCTGCTGGCCAAGGCGTGGGTGCTGGAAGGGTTGAGCCTGTATCTGACGGCCGAAGGCCGCTGGCAGGAGGCCGAACGATTCCTCGAAGAGGCCGCCGACATCGACGAACGTCTGGGCGATCGGCGCCGCTACGAGGAATGCCTGATGATCCAGGGCATCATCGCGATACAGCTCGGGGACCTCGACCGCGCGATGCGCTGCTACAGCCAGTGCACGAGCACGGCGCGGGATCGCGGCGACACCCACATGCTTGGCGGCACCCTGTCCAGCCAGGGCTTCCTCCTGGCGCGGGAGGGGCGGTGCGACGACGCCCAGCCGTACCTGGACGAGGCCATCGCCCTCTTGCGGCAGAGCCGGGCCCTGCCCGAGACCATCGGCTGCAAGTCGAGCCTGGCGCTGCTGGCGCACAAGCGCGGCGATCGCGCCGCGAGCGTGCGGTGGGCCGGCGAGGCCCTCGACCTGATGAGCCGCACGCTGCCGACGGCCGTGTACACCGTGGAAGGCTACTCGGACATCGCCGAGGTACTCCTGGACGCCTGGGATGCCGATCCGGCGGGCACACCGCCCGAGCTGCGCCGCCAGGCGCGGCTGGCCGTCAAGCAGACCCGGCGGGCGGCATCGGTATTCCCGATGTACCGCCCCGACGCCGACTACTGGGCGGGCGTGCTCGCGGCGGCCGAGGGCCGCGAGAGTGCTGCGCGGCGGTGCTGGGAGGCCGCGGCGGCCGGCGCGGCCCGGCTGCAGAAGCCGCGCGTGGCGGCCCTGGCTGAGGCGCGCCTCCGCTAG